The Methanomassiliicoccales archaeon genome has a window encoding:
- a CDS encoding cation:proton antiporter, whose product MDIEWILFQLFILVLFARLGAILFEKVGMPAVIGEILVGIIIGNTILFGYLRLETDFEVFQVLAELGVIFLLFTVGLETRFSDLKMVGRTATMVAVLGVIVPFVAGYLIIDLATHRPVEALFMGAAMVATSVGITARVIRDMNLTNTIESKVIIGAAVIDDILGMIILAIVVGVAAGGTLNLLDVAIVAGLAVAFVLAVIFIGTRFLPRARKWAPHRFTPWKEKKKKKHLISPLALALIVCFGLSALASFVGLAAIIGAFLAGMTFAELEDIAPCKEGFESISEFLVPFFFLFVGISVDISSFGEVAFLALIITVVAIVTKFFGCGLGAIKLGGKSAAIIGVGMVPRGEVGIIVASIGLSYGAITNSMFSIVVAMSLVTTLVAPPLLTYTFRRRLGRAMI is encoded by the coding sequence ATGGACATCGAATGGATACTATTTCAGCTATTCATTCTAGTTCTCTTTGCCAGACTGGGTGCTATCCTGTTCGAGAAGGTCGGGATGCCAGCCGTGATTGGCGAGATCCTAGTGGGCATCATCATCGGTAACACCATATTATTCGGGTATCTTCGTCTTGAGACCGACTTCGAGGTATTTCAGGTCCTTGCCGAGCTCGGTGTGATATTCCTTCTATTCACCGTTGGATTGGAAACGAGGTTCTCTGATCTCAAGATGGTTGGTAGAACCGCCACCATGGTGGCGGTGCTTGGCGTGATCGTGCCGTTCGTAGCGGGATACTTGATCATAGACCTAGCAACCCATCGACCGGTGGAAGCGTTATTCATGGGAGCCGCCATGGTCGCCACCAGCGTGGGCATCACCGCACGGGTCATCAGAGACATGAACCTCACCAATACTATAGAATCCAAGGTGATCATTGGAGCGGCTGTAATCGATGATATCCTGGGCATGATCATCCTAGCGATTGTGGTGGGAGTGGCAGCTGGTGGCACCCTCAACCTTCTGGACGTGGCGATCGTGGCCGGACTTGCCGTCGCCTTCGTTCTGGCCGTCATATTCATAGGCACCAGGTTTCTGCCCAGGGCCAGGAAATGGGCTCCTCACCGTTTCACACCCTGGAAGGAGAAGAAAAAGAAGAAGCATCTTATTTCCCCGCTCGCACTTGCCCTTATCGTCTGTTTTGGATTATCAGCGCTCGCCTCCTTCGTTGGACTGGCTGCCATAATCGGGGCGTTCTTGGCAGGCATGACATTTGCTGAGTTGGAAGACATTGCCCCCTGCAAGGAAGGTTTCGAATCCATAAGCGAGTTCCTTGTTCCATTCTTCTTCCTGTTCGTTGGAATATCCGTTGACATATCCTCCTTTGGGGAGGTCGCTTTCCTTGCTCTTATCATCACAGTAGTGGCGATCGTTACCAAGTTCTTTGGATGCGGCCTAGGAGCAATCAAGCTTGGTGGAAAATCAGCGGCTATCATCGGAGTGGGAATGGTGCCAAGAGGAGAGGTGGGCATCATCGTCGCCTCAATCGGTCTATCATACGGCGCGATTACCAACAGCATGTTCTCAATTGTGGTGGCTATGTCACTAGTGACCACTCTTGTTGCTCCTCCACTTCTCACCTATACGTTCAGGAGAAGACTGGGTCGGGCAATGATCTGA
- a CDS encoding inorganic diphosphatase → MTLWKYELSKNYPVITLDRVLHSSVIYPLAYGLIPRTYYDDGDPLDAMVMITEATFPGCVIEARPIGILNMVDEAGEDDKILAVAVGDPRYSEIRSLDDVPSHQLSEITEFFHTYKSLEEGKKTEVLGWQGAEDAHEAIMNGIKMFNDKFGNRL, encoded by the coding sequence ATGACACTTTGGAAGTATGAATTATCAAAGAATTACCCAGTGATAACATTGGACCGTGTCTTGCACTCGAGCGTCATTTACCCACTGGCCTACGGCCTGATCCCTAGGACATACTACGATGACGGTGATCCTCTGGATGCTATGGTCATGATCACTGAGGCCACTTTTCCGGGTTGCGTGATCGAAGCCCGACCTATAGGCATCCTGAACATGGTGGACGAGGCGGGTGAGGATGACAAGATATTGGCTGTTGCGGTCGGGGATCCACGATACTCGGAGATCCGGAGTCTGGATGATGTCCCCTCTCATCAACTGAGTGAGATCACGGAATTCTTTCACACGTACAAGAGCCTGGAAGAGGGAAAGAAAACAGAGGTTCTAGGATGGCAGGGTGCCGAAGATGCCCATGAGGCCATCATGAACGGTATCAAGATGTTCAATGATAAATTCGGGAACAGACTCTGA
- a CDS encoding CopG family ribbon-helix-helix protein translates to MPVVSVSLTEKNIELLERIQESLGLTGRSEAIRACLRSAEIEMRNKDELRGEVEGVLVIVHDSHRSNKLDEMRHEFQDQVSTQIHSHLENSKCLEVFIVKGAAEDIRRMLDTFRGEDHFEHIQFVSF, encoded by the coding sequence ATGCCCGTTGTTAGTGTTTCCCTGACCGAGAAGAACATAGAACTTCTCGAGCGCATCCAGGAGTCTTTAGGCCTCACTGGAAGGAGTGAGGCCATAAGGGCATGCTTGCGCTCGGCCGAGATCGAAATGAGGAATAAAGACGAATTGAGGGGAGAGGTCGAGGGAGTCCTAGTTATTGTTCATGATTCACATCGTTCCAATAAGCTGGACGAGATGCGGCATGAATTCCAGGATCAGGTTTCCACTCAGATACACTCCCATCTAGAGAATAGCAAATGTCTTGAGGTCTTCATCGTGAAAGGAGCGGCCGAGGACATCAGGAGGATGTTAGACACTTTCCGTGGTGAAGATCATTTTGAGCATATACAATTCGTCAGCTTCTGA
- a CDS encoding metal ABC transporter permease, whose product MSDFFIEEIVRLLGYQFFQYALIGGALVALTCAVVGLLIVLRKESMIGDSVAHTAFGGIAVGILLGVEPILTALVFAVFSVLLIAYMRTRGLAHSDAAMAVMLAAGFSLGLIVVSAAGGFTVDLFSYLFGSILTIDTNELVVTAILAMISLTIMGIFYKELLSITFDEQAARLNGIPVTSLAVAFNVLVAVTIVISIKVVGIILVAALLVLPGLSALQLNQSFRKTLLASIFLALLTTTLGIFISALFDVAASGIIVFTGVGVFLLAVAYGRLGR is encoded by the coding sequence ATGTCTGATTTTTTCATCGAGGAGATCGTGAGGCTCCTTGGTTATCAATTCTTCCAGTATGCTCTCATAGGGGGCGCCCTAGTGGCTTTGACCTGCGCCGTTGTGGGACTTTTGATCGTTCTGAGAAAAGAGTCTATGATAGGGGACAGTGTAGCCCATACCGCATTCGGGGGAATAGCAGTTGGAATTCTCCTGGGCGTGGAGCCAATACTCACCGCCCTGGTATTCGCCGTATTCTCAGTTCTTCTGATTGCCTACATGAGAACCAGGGGACTTGCTCACTCAGATGCCGCTATGGCAGTCATGCTGGCAGCAGGATTCTCACTAGGATTGATCGTGGTAAGTGCGGCTGGAGGTTTTACCGTGGATCTATTCAGCTACCTATTCGGTTCTATCCTCACCATCGACACCAACGAGCTGGTCGTGACCGCCATTCTGGCCATGATATCGCTTACCATCATGGGAATATTCTACAAGGAGCTACTCTCGATAACCTTCGACGAGCAGGCTGCCCGGTTAAATGGAATACCCGTGACCTCTCTGGCTGTAGCATTCAATGTCCTGGTAGCGGTCACAATAGTCATTTCCATCAAGGTCGTGGGAATAATACTGGTAGCTGCTCTCCTCGTCCTTCCCGGACTGTCCGCCCTCCAACTAAATCAATCATTCAGGAAGACATTGTTGGCCAGCATATTTCTCGCACTACTGACTACCACGTTAGGCATTTTCATCTCAGCCCTCTTCGATGTAGCTGCCAGCGGCATCATAGTGTTCACCGGCGTCGGGGTTTTCCTCTTGGCAGTGGCATATGGTAGGTTGGGAAGATGA
- a CDS encoding metal ABC transporter ATP-binding protein, translating to MSEKERIIEIRNLTVTRSNSKVIESANFTVEKSDYIGICGPNGGGKTTLLLSMLGVLPRQDGDILLFGQKIDEFRDWNRIAFVSQNAINFDHHFPMTVREMVGLGKVSGRNLGRRLKQEDWEKVDQAMEFMGITSLADRRIGQLSGGEKQRMFVAKALVRNPELLLLDEPLSGVDAETTEQFYKLLSNLNLENGTTIIVVSHDLTAVFCRMNKVICVNRHVHSASITPDLDAEGLLKKAYGEHFHFAFHEHECKGAFRNV from the coding sequence ATGAGTGAGAAAGAGAGGATCATCGAAATCAGAAACCTTACCGTAACAAGGTCGAATTCAAAGGTAATCGAATCCGCTAATTTCACTGTAGAAAAATCCGATTATATCGGTATCTGCGGCCCAAATGGGGGTGGGAAGACAACCTTGCTCCTATCTATGCTCGGCGTTCTACCTCGACAGGATGGAGACATCCTCCTCTTTGGACAGAAAATCGACGAATTCAGAGATTGGAATAGAATCGCGTTTGTTTCACAGAATGCGATAAATTTCGACCATCACTTCCCAATGACCGTCAGGGAGATGGTGGGTCTTGGAAAAGTTAGCGGTCGGAATCTCGGTCGTAGATTAAAGCAGGAGGACTGGGAGAAGGTGGACCAGGCCATGGAATTCATGGGTATCACCTCCCTCGCCGACCGCAGGATCGGGCAGCTGTCTGGTGGCGAGAAACAACGCATGTTCGTCGCCAAGGCCCTGGTCAGGAACCCCGAGCTTCTACTACTTGACGAGCCACTTTCAGGGGTGGATGCCGAGACCACTGAGCAGTTCTACAAACTGCTCAGCAACCTGAACCTTGAGAACGGCACCACTATCATTGTGGTCTCACATGATCTAACAGCAGTCTTCTGCAGGATGAACAAGGTCATTTGTGTTAACCGTCATGTTCACTCAGCTTCGATAACTCCAGATCTTGATGCTGAGGGGCTCCTTAAAAAGGCCTATGGGGAGCATTTTCATTTTGCTTTTCACGAACACGAGTGCAAGGGGGCCTTCAGGAATGTCTGA
- a CDS encoding zinc ABC transporter substrate-binding protein, producing MNGKQFGVVLIGVVIVLATLGAASLVASPADDSIELKVVTSFYPLAYLAERIGGENVTVSTLIPYNMEVHSWYPSASDILQADMADVFIYNGAGLEPWIENEIIPIIDDNPKIILETTAEINLEEGHEDDHHDHGGLDPHTWISPFLARKQAEAIYLAFVEADGANASYYGQRWANLDSLLQEMDDRYLDRLASTQFHTIFVTHTAYNYLAERYGFEQEGVLGISANEQPSPSTIADLADRMVDEGIYTLFLDPVFSDDYIQTLKSEVEDRTLISVDVLKLYLMTGPAESMDYIEQMEANLENLVQGLGG from the coding sequence ATGAACGGTAAACAGTTCGGGGTGGTCCTAATTGGTGTAGTCATCGTTCTAGCTACATTAGGTGCTGCTTCGTTGGTGGCCTCCCCCGCAGATGATTCCATTGAGCTTAAGGTCGTGACCTCGTTCTATCCATTGGCGTACCTTGCTGAGAGAATAGGGGGGGAGAATGTGACTGTCAGCACGCTCATCCCATACAACATGGAGGTCCATTCCTGGTACCCATCAGCCTCGGACATTCTCCAAGCAGATATGGCTGATGTTTTCATCTACAACGGGGCAGGGCTGGAACCATGGATCGAGAACGAAATTATCCCCATAATTGACGACAATCCCAAGATCATCCTTGAAACCACTGCTGAGATAAATCTGGAGGAGGGCCACGAGGACGATCATCACGATCACGGTGGCCTGGACCCACACACCTGGATATCCCCGTTCTTGGCAAGAAAGCAGGCGGAGGCAATTTACCTGGCTTTTGTGGAGGCTGACGGTGCAAATGCCAGCTATTACGGTCAGAGGTGGGCCAACCTTGACTCGCTTTTACAGGAGATGGACGATCGATACCTTGATAGACTGGCATCAACTCAGTTCCACACAATCTTCGTCACACACACCGCATATAATTATCTTGCTGAACGATATGGATTCGAGCAAGAGGGGGTCTTGGGCATATCGGCAAATGAACAGCCAAGTCCAAGTACGATCGCAGACCTCGCTGACAGAATGGTGGATGAAGGGATATACACTCTGTTCCTTGATCCCGTCTTCTCCGATGACTATATCCAGACCCTCAAATCGGAGGTGGAAGACAGAACACTCATTTCCGTAGACGTCCTCAAGCTTTACTTGATGACCGGCCCAGCCGAAAGTATGGACTACATCGAACAGATGGAAGCCAACCTGGAAAACCTTGTTCAGGGGTTGGGTGGTTGA
- a CDS encoding NAD+ synthase — MRPTLKDDTELIIKEFIRQKVVESGGKGVVVGLSGGLDSAVVAVLSSQAIGPEKVLAIYMPSDTSSAKDLEDAKELAEIFGMEFKVVRISSTVSAFSEFLPSAERKDLMGNVMTRCRMIVLFHHANLMGRVVMGTGNKSELLVGYFTKFGDGGSDFLPIGDLYKSEVRELARRIGIPDHIVEKPPSAGLWAGQTDEGEMGVSYEDLDRILLGFELGLSNQEIVERTSIDLELVENVWSKYLATVHKRKMPLIPKIGIRTLGLDWRE, encoded by the coding sequence ATGCGCCCGACGCTCAAGGACGATACGGAACTCATAATCAAGGAGTTCATCCGGCAGAAGGTCGTGGAAAGCGGGGGCAAAGGCGTGGTCGTTGGTCTGAGCGGTGGCTTAGACTCCGCCGTAGTTGCCGTTCTCTCATCCCAAGCCATTGGACCAGAGAAAGTACTGGCCATATACATGCCATCCGATACCTCGTCGGCGAAGGACCTCGAGGACGCCAAAGAGCTGGCTGAAATCTTCGGCATGGAATTCAAGGTGGTCCGAATATCCAGTACCGTGTCCGCATTCTCTGAATTCCTGCCATCCGCTGAGCGTAAGGATCTCATGGGAAATGTAATGACAAGGTGCAGAATGATCGTACTTTTCCACCATGCCAATCTCATGGGCAGGGTGGTGATGGGAACAGGCAACAAGAGTGAGCTTCTCGTTGGATATTTCACCAAGTTTGGTGATGGTGGTTCCGATTTCCTACCCATTGGGGATCTCTATAAGAGCGAGGTAAGGGAGCTGGCCCGGAGGATAGGCATACCAGATCACATCGTGGAGAAGCCACCTTCGGCAGGACTCTGGGCAGGACAGACCGATGAGGGCGAGATGGGAGTTAGCTATGAGGATCTCGACAGGATTCTCCTTGGTTTTGAGCTGGGTCTTTCCAACCAAGAGATAGTGGAAAGGACCAGCATTGACCTGGAATTGGTCGAGAATGTCTGGAGTAAATATCTGGCAACCGTTCACAAGAGGAAGATGCCCCTCATCCCGAAAATCGGCATCAGGACCTTAGGGCTGGACTGGAGGGAGTGA
- a CDS encoding carbon-nitrogen hydrolase family protein produces the protein MRIALAQVPCHLGEKERNLESMERIVGDNEADLFVFAETFLTGYMVRDRFFNLAETSDGESITRVESIAEENDCHILFGAPMWDEHIPGILRNSALSVSPKGEMQRYDKLFLANFGPFEEKIYFEQGASPNIFEIGGMKFGVCICYDLFFPELAKHYAMTGADALICISAAPNTSRSLFERIIPARAIEDTIFSIYVNQVGTQLNQIFHGGSQAFSPRGTEMTRCDYFTEDLKVIEIDRKELEIARKLRPTLRNTQASSWCSDYWTWLGAE, from the coding sequence ATGAGGATCGCTCTTGCACAGGTCCCCTGCCACCTGGGGGAAAAAGAGAGGAATCTGGAGAGCATGGAGAGAATCGTTGGAGACAACGAAGCAGACCTATTCGTGTTCGCCGAGACATTTCTTACTGGATATATGGTGAGGGATAGGTTCTTCAACCTGGCCGAGACCTCAGACGGGGAGAGTATAACTAGAGTGGAATCGATCGCTGAGGAGAACGATTGCCACATCCTGTTCGGGGCCCCCATGTGGGATGAGCATATTCCCGGCATCTTGCGGAATAGTGCATTATCAGTATCGCCCAAGGGAGAGATGCAGAGATACGACAAGTTGTTCCTGGCGAACTTCGGCCCCTTCGAGGAAAAGATCTACTTCGAGCAAGGTGCCTCACCCAACATATTCGAGATCGGGGGAATGAAGTTCGGAGTATGCATCTGCTATGACCTGTTCTTCCCTGAACTGGCCAAGCACTATGCGATGACCGGGGCGGACGCCCTCATATGCATATCTGCGGCACCAAATACATCGAGATCTCTATTCGAGCGGATCATTCCAGCTAGGGCTATTGAGGACACGATATTCTCCATCTATGTCAATCAAGTCGGCACCCAGCTCAACCAGATCTTTCATGGAGGCAGCCAGGCATTCTCCCCAAGAGGAACGGAGATGACCAGGTGTGATTACTTCACCGAGGATCTTAAGGTAATCGAGATAGATCGGAAGGAGCTGGAGATCGCCCGTAAACTGAGACCAACCCTCCGAAACACCCAGGCTTCAAGCTGGTGCTCGGATTATTGGACATGGCTGGGGGCCGAATAG
- a CDS encoding cation:proton antiporter, protein MVEEYFTLLIIVTLAFITPLIFTRIGVPVVVGEILLGLAVGFIIWIYNSMTGQSLLLVGESVLFLATIGFIFLMFLSGLELDFARLEGIGRKAIFRGALILLGTMMIAYPLTGLLGRASDTPIDAAYMTLVLSTTSVAIVLSVVREMRISRKKYGQQIIIAALIADMATMILITVYAISLQVFQTGDPIFGFIAILLFVMIFFFFFAIYKIGSWAIWYYPDILKKFFRSDDPHEIGVRASLAIIFVFVAVSAFIESEALAVLGAFLAGAVISLLFQEGAILEKKLYGIGYGFLVPLFFITIGINFDFDAILNVQALILLPSLLLIALAAKIAPSVLFAGKWNPKKNLTTGIILTGGLSLMIAAAEIGLRLGILDSTLHGVLILVAIVFAIVSPIVFKYMYRKFNLEGEAA, encoded by the coding sequence ATGGTAGAGGAGTACTTCACGCTTCTCATAATCGTCACTCTTGCGTTCATCACTCCCCTGATCTTCACCAGAATAGGGGTTCCAGTGGTGGTGGGGGAAATACTTCTCGGTCTAGCCGTGGGCTTCATAATCTGGATATATAATTCGATGACTGGACAATCTCTTCTGCTCGTTGGGGAGTCTGTCCTATTCCTTGCCACCATCGGTTTCATATTTCTAATGTTCTTATCAGGACTGGAGCTTGATTTTGCCAGGCTTGAAGGTATAGGTAGAAAAGCCATTTTCAGAGGTGCCTTGATCCTCCTGGGAACCATGATGATCGCCTATCCCCTCACTGGATTACTGGGCAGGGCGAGCGACACTCCCATTGACGCTGCCTACATGACCCTCGTCCTCTCCACCACGAGCGTAGCCATCGTCCTATCCGTGGTCAGGGAAATGCGCATTTCGAGGAAGAAGTACGGCCAGCAGATCATCATTGCGGCACTGATTGCCGATATGGCCACCATGATACTGATCACGGTGTATGCTATCTCACTACAGGTGTTCCAGACTGGGGATCCAATATTCGGATTCATCGCTATACTCCTGTTCGTGATGATCTTTTTTTTCTTCTTTGCTATCTACAAGATTGGGTCCTGGGCAATATGGTACTACCCGGATATACTGAAGAAGTTCTTCCGCTCAGACGACCCGCATGAGATAGGCGTCAGAGCGTCACTTGCCATCATCTTCGTCTTCGTCGCTGTGTCAGCATTCATCGAATCAGAGGCCCTGGCAGTTCTCGGTGCTTTCCTAGCGGGCGCGGTAATCTCCCTACTGTTCCAAGAAGGCGCTATCCTGGAGAAGAAGCTCTACGGCATAGGGTACGGTTTCCTGGTGCCCCTCTTCTTCATAACCATTGGCATCAACTTCGACTTCGACGCGATCCTGAACGTTCAGGCTCTCATCCTGCTTCCCTCACTGTTGCTAATCGCGTTGGCTGCAAAGATCGCACCCTCTGTTCTATTTGCGGGGAAGTGGAACCCTAAAAAGAACCTGACTACAGGTATCATCCTGACGGGAGGCCTATCACTAATGATCGCAGCAGCAGAGATCGGTCTACGGCTAGGTATACTAGATTCTACCCTGCATGGCGTGCTGATTCTGGTCGCCATCGTCTTCGCTATCGTTTCGCCCATAGTCTTCAAATACATGTATCGTAAGTTCAACCTAGAGGGGGAGGCAGCATGA
- a CDS encoding homoserine dehydrogenase — MDLLIAGFGVVGQGVAEVLASKRDHLESELGESVRIIGVFDSRSIALSKEGLDPLKLIRIKSSTGMVGSEKHGGNTVGIVDEVEHDVLIEVTPTDIESGEPAFSHMSASLSAGRDVITCNKGPLALRFKELSDIAEQNGSRLRFEGAVGGAMPVINVAREILMGESISKIRGILNGTCNFILSRMGEEGLPLNQALKEAQQLGYAESDPTYDIDGIDSACKVAILANAIMGMDVTYSDVEVTGIRGINEEAISLSNGQRKVIRLIGEISAERLEVSPRLVPIGHPLSIGGTLNMVQMKTDIAGEITVAGRGAGKMETASAVLSDLIALMKGNKQG; from the coding sequence ATGGACCTCCTGATAGCTGGTTTTGGTGTTGTGGGACAGGGCGTCGCTGAAGTTCTGGCCTCAAAAAGGGACCATCTGGAATCCGAACTGGGTGAGAGTGTCAGAATCATTGGTGTCTTTGACTCCAGATCAATCGCCCTCTCGAAAGAAGGACTCGATCCATTAAAGCTCATCCGCATCAAATCCTCTACGGGTATGGTCGGTTCTGAGAAGCATGGCGGGAACACCGTTGGAATTGTTGATGAAGTGGAGCACGATGTGCTCATAGAGGTCACCCCCACCGATATTGAAAGTGGAGAGCCGGCCTTCAGTCATATGAGTGCTTCATTGTCCGCTGGTAGGGATGTGATAACCTGCAATAAAGGTCCACTGGCATTGAGGTTCAAGGAGCTATCGGACATCGCGGAGCAAAATGGCTCCAGGTTGAGATTCGAGGGAGCGGTAGGGGGGGCCATGCCCGTCATCAACGTAGCAAGGGAGATACTAATGGGTGAGAGCATCTCCAAGATCCGAGGCATACTGAATGGAACCTGTAACTTCATCCTCAGCAGGATGGGGGAGGAAGGGCTCCCGCTCAATCAAGCATTGAAGGAAGCGCAACAGCTTGGATACGCTGAATCAGATCCAACATATGACATCGACGGAATCGACAGCGCCTGCAAGGTCGCCATCCTTGCCAACGCCATCATGGGGATGGACGTGACATACAGCGATGTTGAGGTCACAGGGATCAGAGGGATCAACGAGGAAGCCATTTCCCTCTCCAATGGTCAGAGGAAGGTCATCCGCTTGATAGGCGAGATCTCTGCGGAAAGGTTGGAGGTCTCACCCAGACTGGTGCCAATAGGGCATCCCTTGAGCATAGGAGGAACGCTCAACATGGTGCAGATGAAGACCGACATCGCTGGGGAGATAACAGTAGCTGGGCGAGGAGCAGGTAAAATGGAGACTGCTAGTGCCGTCTTGAGCGATCTGATTGCCCTGATGAAGGGAAACAAACAAGGTTAA
- a CDS encoding citramalate synthase: MTKAGIYLLPPKGTLIYDTTLRDGAQAEGVSFSTEDKLDILRRLDSFGIDFVEGGWPGSNPKDNVFFKLACKEELKHTRLTAFGSTMRVESSPEEDINILALLESGADWLTIFGKSWDMQVTSALQTTLKENLRMVEESIRYLKINGKHVIFDAEHFLDGWKKNQAYALSVIDAAVRGGAEFLVLCDTNGGSLPWEVRKAVNEVSSRFELPVGIHAHNDGELAVANSLAAVDAGAVMVQGTINGLGERCGNANLCSIMPNLAIKMGRELKADRLEGLASLSSFIAEVANVIADSKLPYVGKSAFAHKGGVHVSAINRDTRTYEHIDPKLVGNTRRVLISELSGTSSILAKLKEFGIEEEKHNGRSILDHLKQLESEGFQFEGADASFELLVRRFREQHKPHFTIEGFRIVVDVSGDEVRSDASIKVIDPNGDIEHTAADGNGPVNALDRALRKALERFYPVLKYVRLMDYKVRVIDAKDATAARVRVLIRSTDGHDSWTTVGVSTNIIEASLMALIDSIEYILLRSQREGEIQ; encoded by the coding sequence ATGACAAAGGCAGGGATTTATTTATTGCCCCCTAAGGGGACACTTATTTACGATACCACACTGAGGGACGGCGCCCAGGCAGAAGGAGTTTCTTTTTCCACTGAAGACAAGTTGGACATTCTCAGACGACTCGATTCATTCGGGATAGATTTCGTTGAGGGAGGATGGCCAGGATCAAATCCTAAAGATAATGTGTTCTTCAAGCTAGCCTGTAAGGAAGAACTGAAACACACCAGACTGACCGCTTTCGGGAGTACCATGCGGGTCGAATCCTCTCCGGAAGAGGATATCAACATTCTGGCGCTCCTTGAATCTGGAGCGGACTGGCTGACGATCTTCGGAAAGAGCTGGGATATGCAGGTTACAAGCGCTCTTCAAACCACCCTGAAGGAGAATCTCCGTATGGTGGAGGAATCGATTCGATACCTGAAGATTAATGGAAAGCACGTCATATTCGATGCAGAACATTTCCTGGACGGTTGGAAGAAGAATCAGGCCTATGCCTTGTCGGTCATTGATGCTGCCGTTAGAGGTGGGGCGGAATTCCTGGTTCTTTGTGATACTAACGGTGGATCTCTTCCTTGGGAGGTGAGGAAGGCCGTGAATGAGGTCTCATCCCGATTCGAGCTTCCTGTCGGTATACACGCACACAATGATGGTGAACTCGCCGTGGCAAACTCGCTTGCGGCAGTAGATGCGGGGGCAGTCATGGTGCAGGGAACCATCAACGGTCTTGGTGAAAGATGCGGAAACGCCAACCTTTGCTCCATAATGCCCAATCTCGCCATTAAGATGGGGAGAGAATTGAAAGCTGATAGACTCGAAGGTCTGGCATCCCTCTCTTCATTTATCGCGGAAGTTGCGAACGTCATTGCCGATTCAAAGCTTCCTTACGTGGGGAAGAGTGCTTTCGCTCACAAGGGCGGGGTCCATGTGAGCGCGATCAATCGGGACACCCGGACCTACGAGCACATCGATCCTAAGCTGGTTGGAAATACCAGGCGTGTCTTGATTTCTGAACTCTCAGGGACCTCGAGCATTCTGGCAAAACTCAAGGAGTTCGGAATCGAGGAGGAGAAGCATAACGGGAGAAGCATCCTCGATCACCTGAAGCAACTGGAATCAGAAGGGTTCCAGTTCGAAGGGGCGGACGCCAGCTTCGAACTCCTTGTACGTCGATTCAGGGAGCAACACAAGCCACACTTCACAATAGAAGGGTTCCGAATCGTTGTGGACGTTTCAGGAGACGAGGTCAGATCCGACGCCAGCATCAAGGTGATAGATCCCAATGGAGATATTGAGCACACCGCAGCCGACGGGAACGGTCCCGTGAACGCCCTCGATAGAGCGCTGAGAAAGGCTCTGGAACGATTCTATCCTGTCCTAAAATATGTCCGTCTCATGGATTACAAGGTCAGGGTCATCGATGCCAAGGACGCGACGGCTGCCAGGGTCCGAGTGTTGATACGTTCCACCGATGGTCATGACTCGTGGACAACCGTGGGCGTCTCCACCAACATCATAGAGGCAAGTTTGATGGCCCTTATCGACTCCATCGAGTACATTCTCCTCAGAAGTCAACGGGAAGGGGAGATTCAATAG